The proteins below are encoded in one region of Bremerella sp. P1:
- a CDS encoding SecDF P1 head subdomain-containing protein, with translation MRTMASTTPILVAMLLATTGCYFSGSAKLIRVPKGAVIEIYEVVPTQANNTKPAAEPVTGNPIHLLTPPLIVTSDIDTIGLDVNRDQPDQPMLMINLTTGGAQKMLAATTNPTASHLALIVNGQVVSVPKIVTPIQGSMVVTGGRGKNAAFDNACQVFAGK, from the coding sequence ATGAGAACCATGGCCAGCACAACGCCAATTCTCGTCGCCATGTTACTCGCCACGACAGGCTGCTACTTTTCCGGTAGCGCCAAGTTAATCCGGGTGCCCAAAGGTGCCGTGATCGAGATCTACGAAGTGGTGCCGACCCAAGCAAACAATACAAAGCCTGCCGCCGAACCCGTCACCGGCAATCCGATTCATCTGCTCACGCCACCGCTGATCGTGACCAGCGATATCGACACGATTGGCCTGGATGTTAATCGCGATCAGCCTGACCAGCCGATGCTCATGATCAATCTGACCACCGGCGGGGCCCAGAAGATGCTTGCCGCTACGACGAATCCGACGGCCAGCCACTTAGCACTGATCGTCAACGGGCAAGTCGTTTCGGTACCCAAGATCGTCACGCCGATCCAAGGGTCGATGGTCGTTACCGGCGGACGGGGTAAGAATGCCGCGTTCGACAATGCCTGCCAGGTGTTCGCCGGCAAGTGA
- a CDS encoding anti-sigma factor family protein, with translation MPRESSDVAMTDPTAHPDAKTEMDELLAAYLDNELTETERSLVETRLAEDETFRSRLDELDRAWDMLDALPKADLDDEKFVRTTVEMITVAASQEIQQFEQQRKRTAIVRQVGIALGIVALVGMGYMLTQWRLNRPDRVLVENLPVIEHVDELERVDNIEFLEALRKEGLFTGETSDAS, from the coding sequence ATGCCCCGCGAATCTAGCGACGTAGCCATGACCGATCCCACTGCACATCCCGATGCGAAGACCGAAATGGACGAGCTTTTGGCCGCCTATCTCGACAACGAGCTGACCGAGACGGAACGCTCGCTCGTTGAGACGCGCCTGGCCGAGGACGAAACGTTCCGTAGCCGGCTCGACGAACTCGATCGCGCTTGGGATATGCTTGACGCGCTTCCCAAAGCAGATCTCGACGACGAGAAATTCGTCCGCACCACGGTGGAGATGATCACGGTTGCCGCTTCGCAAGAAATTCAACAATTCGAGCAACAGCGCAAACGCACTGCCATTGTTCGCCAGGTGGGCATCGCCTTGGGAATTGTCGCCCTGGTGGGAATGGGCTACATGCTCACCCAGTGGCGGCTCAATCGCCCCGATCGCGTTCTCGTCGAGAACCTGCCGGTCATCGAACATGTCGACGAGCTGGAACGCGTCGACAATATCGAGTTTCTGGAAGCCCTGCGGAAAGAAGGCCTTTTCACGGGAGAGACCAGCGATGCATCGTAA
- a CDS encoding DUF7133 domain-containing protein, which produces MTSPRSLFARVLSVVTLCLLPATLLAADAPKPIKALLVTGGCCHDYQTQKNIIKEGLEARAHIEVTVVHEGGSTTDTKIPLYQNPNWAEGYDIVLHNECFAAVKDPAWTARVLKPHQEGLPGVVIHCAMHCYRDGTDQWFKFCGVTSHRHGAHYPHAVYNYDAQHPIMEGFGPAWANPQGELYHIAKVWENTHVLGASKEKNQGDEHACIWTNQYGDAKVFGTTLGHHNETMEADTFLNMLTRGTLWACDKLSDEYLKPVDSAPKLVPVNLAQGKPAKASSEETGKNNFAKNAFDGDKGTRWCASGANYPQWLEVDLGEPKELRGAQIDWESEGGVYQYTIDGSADGKTWMTIVDQSKKDDNKHDFEFVSGGFRYIRVNALNSKHGGWASIRELRLLGKELVEVAPEKVKEDEDAQKLAEVKLPEGFEKTIFAAPPAVNYPVFVAASPEGDVYVSVDKNGSLDRELKRGAIHRLRDTDGDGKADEVKLFVPDVDSPRGIVWDRDRLYVLHPPHLSAFIDEDGDGRSDKQEILIKNLAFTFKDRPADHTSNGVTLGIDGWLYCAIGDFGFMEAEGADGRKLQCRGGGVLRVRPDGSNMEMYSYGTRNILEVAVDPLMNAFTRDNTNDGGGWDIRLHHFSGLEDHGYPRLYMNFGEEIVQPLADYGGGSGCGALYMDEPGFPEGYGSALYTADWGRSWIYRHNPERKGATFEVNQEEFLGMPRVTDLDVDANSNIYAASWKGATFKYNGEDVGYLVQVKPKGYQAKPMPNLREADTDMLLELIQSDSHRRRLAAQRELLARGLDDETLQKIRFLKISSPEAMIAVEYLLFQGVKDEDREKIAIFGEIAGTMELQNNVDGIRTIIRASTDRAILRRREDIVKYAQVMATEFLVNMPPLVQLEAINALTRLSKISEVEPTSSMADLLDSEDPVLRHTAFRGLASMEASDLLFGVVDDENASQRKRQFALFALQRIHKPEVVDGLIQRLAKEDDANRRQGLLTALCRLYFVDGEWKGNSWGTRPDTRGPYYQPEKWELSDKIGGVLRTTLASADSQESGFLLTQLQRHRIELDGTLRLALEKAAGDPKFAAAAVNMIATSNELPSEAIGLLKSTATAEGSEAEVRGQAVIALLRSTDADTVKAALAGLTKLHAADAGGAAFKKSFSGFQDKNQLSRQIGVLEGLAKTPTTGDAVWAEAGLLTLSQQKKLSPEVESTVTGSLEAGWNDPARQPQLLAAALIVNDRQLEDKVRGLLDSKNAEVASAAGKVADAWQLNAQMNKPTGPKVATIDPAEVIKMVVGMKGDKARGEQLFAKLTCNKCHTVDPNEAPRGPYLPQVAKTYKRDQLTEAVVLPSKSLAQGFVTNIFQMEDGRLLSGFITFEGPEKIVIRDNQGNEITLNPDEILGQKKDDISIMPTGLANEVTVQELADLVTYLESLASKAGTK; this is translated from the coding sequence ATGACATCCCCCCGCTCGCTTTTTGCCCGCGTTTTGTCTGTGGTCACCCTTTGCCTGTTGCCAGCCACGCTTTTGGCGGCCGATGCTCCGAAGCCGATTAAGGCGCTATTGGTGACCGGTGGTTGCTGCCACGACTACCAGACGCAGAAGAACATCATCAAAGAAGGGCTCGAAGCCCGTGCCCATATTGAAGTGACGGTCGTTCACGAAGGGGGCAGCACCACCGATACCAAGATTCCGCTCTATCAGAACCCAAACTGGGCCGAGGGGTACGACATCGTCCTTCACAACGAGTGCTTCGCCGCGGTGAAAGATCCGGCGTGGACCGCTCGTGTTTTGAAGCCGCACCAGGAAGGCCTTCCAGGTGTCGTCATTCACTGTGCGATGCACTGCTACCGGGACGGAACCGATCAGTGGTTCAAGTTCTGTGGTGTCACCTCGCATCGCCATGGGGCCCACTACCCACATGCTGTTTACAACTACGACGCACAGCATCCGATCATGGAAGGCTTCGGCCCCGCGTGGGCGAACCCGCAAGGCGAGCTTTACCACATCGCCAAGGTCTGGGAGAACACGCACGTCTTGGGTGCTTCCAAGGAAAAGAACCAAGGGGACGAACACGCCTGCATTTGGACTAACCAATATGGCGACGCCAAGGTCTTTGGTACGACGCTTGGTCATCACAACGAAACGATGGAAGCCGATACCTTCCTGAACATGCTGACCCGCGGCACGCTGTGGGCGTGCGACAAGCTGAGCGATGAATACCTGAAGCCTGTGGATTCCGCTCCGAAGCTGGTTCCCGTGAACCTGGCCCAGGGTAAACCGGCCAAGGCTTCGAGCGAAGAGACCGGCAAGAACAACTTCGCCAAGAACGCTTTCGATGGTGACAAGGGAACTCGCTGGTGTGCCAGTGGGGCAAACTATCCCCAGTGGTTGGAAGTCGACCTGGGCGAACCGAAGGAACTTCGCGGCGCTCAAATCGATTGGGAATCGGAAGGGGGCGTCTACCAGTACACGATCGACGGCAGTGCCGACGGCAAGACCTGGATGACGATCGTCGACCAGTCGAAGAAGGACGACAACAAGCACGACTTTGAATTCGTCTCTGGCGGCTTCCGTTATATCCGCGTGAATGCTTTGAACAGCAAGCATGGCGGCTGGGCTTCGATTCGCGAGCTTCGTTTGCTCGGTAAAGAGCTGGTCGAAGTTGCTCCCGAGAAAGTCAAAGAAGACGAAGACGCTCAGAAGCTGGCCGAAGTGAAACTGCCGGAAGGGTTCGAGAAAACGATCTTTGCGGCGCCTCCTGCAGTGAACTATCCGGTCTTTGTGGCCGCTTCGCCGGAAGGGGATGTCTACGTTTCGGTTGATAAGAACGGTTCACTCGATCGCGAACTGAAGCGTGGAGCCATCCATCGCCTGCGAGACACCGACGGCGACGGTAAGGCCGACGAAGTGAAGCTGTTTGTGCCCGATGTCGACTCGCCCCGCGGTATCGTGTGGGATCGTGATCGGCTTTATGTCTTGCATCCGCCGCACCTGAGTGCGTTCATCGATGAAGACGGCGACGGTCGTAGCGACAAGCAAGAGATTTTGATTAAGAACCTGGCCTTCACGTTCAAGGATCGCCCGGCCGACCATACGTCCAACGGCGTCACGCTAGGGATCGATGGTTGGTTGTACTGTGCAATCGGTGACTTCGGTTTCATGGAAGCTGAAGGGGCCGATGGCCGAAAGCTGCAATGTCGCGGCGGCGGCGTGCTGCGGGTTCGTCCTGATGGCTCGAACATGGAGATGTACAGCTACGGCACGCGTAACATTCTGGAAGTGGCGGTCGACCCACTGATGAACGCCTTCACACGTGACAACACGAATGACGGCGGCGGCTGGGACATTCGCCTGCACCACTTCAGCGGTCTGGAAGACCACGGCTACCCACGCTTGTACATGAACTTTGGTGAAGAGATCGTCCAACCGCTGGCCGACTACGGCGGTGGTTCCGGTTGTGGTGCGTTGTACATGGACGAACCAGGCTTCCCTGAAGGTTACGGCAGCGCTCTGTACACGGCTGACTGGGGCCGCAGCTGGATCTATCGCCACAACCCCGAACGCAAGGGAGCGACCTTCGAGGTTAACCAGGAAGAGTTCCTGGGCATGCCTCGCGTGACTGACCTGGATGTCGACGCCAACAGCAACATCTACGCCGCGAGCTGGAAGGGTGCGACCTTCAAGTACAACGGCGAAGATGTCGGCTACCTCGTGCAGGTGAAGCCGAAGGGGTATCAGGCAAAGCCGATGCCGAATCTCCGGGAAGCGGACACGGATATGCTGTTGGAACTAATTCAGTCCGATAGCCACCGGCGCCGTTTGGCGGCTCAGCGCGAGCTGCTGGCACGCGGGCTAGATGACGAAACGCTGCAGAAGATTCGATTCTTAAAGATCAGTTCCCCTGAGGCAATGATTGCTGTGGAATATCTGCTATTCCAGGGCGTAAAGGATGAAGACCGCGAAAAAATCGCCATCTTCGGGGAAATCGCTGGAACCATGGAATTGCAGAACAATGTGGACGGCATCCGCACGATCATCCGTGCATCCACGGATCGAGCCATTCTGCGCCGCCGCGAAGACATCGTGAAGTATGCTCAAGTGATGGCGACGGAGTTCCTAGTCAATATGCCTCCTCTGGTTCAATTGGAGGCGATCAACGCTCTAACGCGTTTGTCGAAGATCTCCGAAGTCGAACCTACTAGCAGCATGGCTGATCTGCTGGACAGCGAAGACCCCGTTCTCCGCCATACGGCCTTCCGTGGGCTGGCCAGTATGGAAGCGAGTGATCTTCTGTTTGGCGTCGTCGATGACGAAAACGCCAGCCAGCGTAAACGCCAATTCGCCTTGTTCGCCCTGCAGCGAATCCACAAGCCGGAAGTTGTCGACGGGCTGATCCAGCGGCTGGCCAAGGAAGACGATGCCAATCGTCGCCAAGGACTGCTGACAGCACTATGCCGTCTCTACTTCGTTGACGGCGAGTGGAAAGGCAATAGCTGGGGTACCCGTCCCGATACGCGGGGTCCTTACTATCAGCCCGAGAAGTGGGAGCTGTCCGACAAGATCGGTGGCGTGCTTCGCACCACGTTGGCCTCGGCCGATAGCCAAGAGTCCGGCTTCCTGCTCACACAGCTGCAGCGTCACCGCATCGAGCTGGATGGCACGCTGCGCCTGGCTTTGGAGAAAGCAGCCGGCGATCCGAAGTTTGCCGCCGCGGCGGTCAATATGATTGCCACCTCGAATGAACTGCCCAGCGAAGCGATCGGGCTTCTAAAGTCCACTGCGACTGCCGAAGGGTCCGAAGCGGAAGTTCGCGGTCAGGCCGTTATTGCCCTGCTCCGCAGCACCGACGCCGATACCGTCAAGGCCGCTCTGGCAGGGCTTACCAAGCTGCACGCAGCCGATGCGGGTGGTGCCGCGTTCAAGAAGTCTTTCAGTGGCTTCCAGGACAAGAACCAACTCAGCCGCCAGATTGGTGTGCTGGAAGGTCTGGCCAAGACGCCAACCACCGGCGATGCCGTTTGGGCCGAAGCCGGTCTGTTGACCTTGTCGCAGCAGAAGAAGCTTTCGCCCGAGGTGGAAAGCACCGTGACCGGCTCGCTGGAAGCCGGCTGGAACGATCCAGCACGCCAGCCGCAGCTGCTCGCCGCAGCGTTGATCGTCAACGATCGCCAGCTGGAAGATAAGGTTCGCGGGTTGCTCGACAGCAAGAACGCCGAGGTCGCTTCGGCCGCTGGCAAGGTTGCCGATGCCTGGCAGCTGAATGCCCAAATGAATAAGCCGACCGGTCCGAAGGTTGCTACCATCGATCCGGCCGAGGTCATCAAGATGGTCGTCGGCATGAAGGGGGACAAGGCTCGTGGCGAACAGCTCTTCGCCAAGCTGACCTGTAACAAGTGCCACACGGTCGATCCAAACGAAGCCCCACGCGGCCCTTACCTGCCGCAGGTTGCCAAGACCTACAAGCGAGATCAGCTGACCGAAGCGGTCGTGCTGCCGAGCAAGTCATTGGCCCAAGGCTTCGTGACGAACATCTTCCAGATGGAAGACGGTCGATTGCTGTCAGGTTTCATCACCTTCGAAGGCCCCGAGAAGATCGTTATCCGCGACAACCAGGGGAACGAGATCACGCTGAACCCAGACGAGATCCTCGGCCAGAAGAAAGACGACATCTCGATCATGCCGACCGGTTTGGCCAACGAGGTGACCGTTCAGGAACTGGCCGACCTGGTGACCTACCTGGAAAGCCTGGCTTCGAAGGCCGGCACCAAGTAG
- a CDS encoding GNAT family N-acetyltransferase — translation MLRVLEINETQDLSYVRCNWHRLWESTPGATFFQTLEWLQIYWKHFGEGKLLRVLLVLDGQRLVGVVPLVVVKEPTRLGKVRVLTYPLADWGTHFSVLAENPQQTLGRALQHIQETPRNWDMIDLRWLAEEDLELNLTSDAMAEAGYSPNPGVWKETVFIDFEGTWDDYLRSRSPKLRSDIRRKLKKFDLTGRVQLERYRPQGKAAGDCNPRWDLYEQATSIAEKSWQGHSTTGTTISHRPIRRYIKDCHVAATELGMLDLAMLYLDGNPIGFCYNYCSGGHVFGLRRGDAPEAREHGLGTALTAILIRDSFQRGDKSLDMGPGSFEAKRRWMTRIATVGRMTHYPMMAPRAQILRLKHWLQTCRDRKNGRLRTALEEKQGPA, via the coding sequence ATGCTTCGCGTTTTGGAAATCAACGAGACCCAGGACCTTTCTTACGTTCGATGCAACTGGCATCGATTGTGGGAATCGACGCCGGGCGCGACATTCTTTCAAACGCTCGAATGGTTGCAGATCTATTGGAAGCACTTCGGCGAAGGCAAACTTCTGCGCGTTCTGTTGGTCCTCGACGGACAACGCCTGGTAGGTGTTGTTCCCCTCGTCGTCGTCAAAGAACCGACGCGTCTGGGCAAAGTACGTGTGCTGACGTACCCGCTTGCCGATTGGGGTACCCACTTCAGCGTGCTGGCCGAGAACCCTCAGCAGACCTTGGGCCGTGCTCTGCAGCACATCCAAGAGACGCCGCGCAATTGGGATATGATCGATCTCCGTTGGCTTGCTGAAGAAGACCTGGAGCTCAACCTGACAAGCGACGCGATGGCCGAAGCGGGTTACTCGCCCAACCCAGGAGTCTGGAAGGAAACGGTCTTCATCGACTTTGAAGGGACCTGGGATGACTACCTGCGATCGCGTAGCCCAAAGCTACGCAGCGACATTCGCCGAAAACTGAAGAAGTTCGATCTGACCGGACGCGTCCAACTGGAACGATATCGACCGCAGGGGAAAGCGGCAGGCGATTGCAATCCTCGCTGGGACCTTTACGAACAAGCAACATCGATCGCAGAAAAGAGCTGGCAGGGCCACTCCACAACCGGCACCACGATTTCGCATCGTCCGATTCGCCGTTACATCAAAGACTGTCATGTTGCCGCGACAGAACTAGGCATGCTCGATCTGGCTATGCTCTACCTCGACGGCAACCCCATCGGCTTCTGCTACAACTATTGCTCAGGCGGTCATGTCTTCGGATTGCGTCGTGGTGATGCGCCCGAAGCACGCGAGCACGGACTCGGGACAGCGCTGACAGCCATCCTCATCCGCGATAGTTTCCAGCGCGGCGACAAGTCGCTCGACATGGGACCAGGCTCCTTCGAGGCCAAGCGCCGATGGATGACACGCATCGCCACCGTCGGCCGAATGACTCACTATCCGATGATGGCTCCTCGAGCCCAGATTCTTCGCCTGAAACATTGGCTTCAGACCTGTCGCGACCGAAAGAACGGTCGTCTACGAACAGCCTTGGAAGAGAAGCAAGGTCCTGCTTAA
- a CDS encoding GNAT family N-acetyltransferase: MASSPDSSWVIQCESASDSPDVDQVNTWLREFNWSANQSFMERFTHDADFAQPLILLARNHDQLVGGLIAEHVLAWLRISIMAVDPTYRGRGVGTSLLLDAELRAREMGCQYLYADTMQYQAPQFYTNRGFQIVGQIPDWDSHGHTKFFLTKEL, translated from the coding sequence ATGGCATCCTCTCCTGACTCTTCCTGGGTCATCCAATGCGAATCAGCAAGCGATTCTCCGGACGTCGATCAAGTCAACACTTGGCTTCGGGAATTCAACTGGAGTGCCAACCAATCGTTCATGGAACGCTTCACCCATGACGCCGATTTCGCTCAACCGCTGATCCTCTTGGCACGCAATCACGATCAACTTGTAGGCGGATTGATAGCCGAGCATGTGTTGGCCTGGCTGAGAATCTCGATCATGGCGGTCGACCCGACGTATCGCGGCCGAGGCGTGGGAACGAGCCTGTTGCTCGACGCCGAGCTGCGTGCACGTGAAATGGGCTGCCAGTACCTCTACGCCGACACGATGCAGTATCAGGCACCGCAGTTCTACACCAATCGCGGATTCCAGATCGTCGGGCAAATCCCCGACTGGGACTCGCACGGGCATACGAAGTTCTTCTTGACAAAAGAACTGTAG
- a CDS encoding DUF1501 domain-containing protein, giving the protein MSFAPQGMTRRHFMSHMAGASAMIAPSLMMGSAIQANAQELKKRGKSCIMLWMGGGPSTMDIWDLKPGTNTGGPFRPISTKGDLQISEHMPMTAKVMDNLSVVRSMSTREADHGRGRYYMHTGYVPNPNIEHPSYGSVIAHELASDHNELEIPPFVSVGGGSVGPGFLGMSWAPFTVSSSGQVRNLGMKGWGNETLQSRLEMLRLIEGGFVNQNRGPAAMDHAKILDKTVKLMTSDQMKAFKVNEEPEEMKELYGQDGFGRGCLLARRLVEAGVPFIEVDLGGWDNHQNIFNTLADNKLPVLDRAMSALVTDLKQRGLLESTTIVWMGEFSRTPRINGNTGRDHWARSWSTVVGGGGINGGIAVGETSSDGTRVETEPYSSEDLMATVCRAMGISLDTTFTSKSGRPMKIANGGKVIKELIA; this is encoded by the coding sequence ATGAGTTTTGCTCCACAGGGGATGACCCGACGTCACTTCATGTCGCACATGGCTGGTGCATCCGCCATGATCGCTCCATCGCTGATGATGGGAAGTGCTATTCAGGCTAACGCACAAGAGTTGAAGAAGCGTGGCAAGAGCTGCATCATGCTTTGGATGGGTGGTGGTCCGAGCACGATGGATATCTGGGATCTTAAGCCAGGTACGAACACGGGTGGTCCTTTCCGTCCGATCAGCACCAAGGGTGATCTGCAGATCAGCGAACACATGCCAATGACCGCCAAGGTCATGGATAACCTTTCGGTCGTTCGCTCGATGAGCACCCGCGAAGCGGATCACGGTCGTGGCCGTTACTACATGCACACCGGTTATGTGCCGAACCCAAATATCGAACATCCTAGCTACGGTTCGGTGATCGCTCACGAACTGGCCAGCGACCACAACGAATTGGAAATTCCACCATTCGTTTCCGTCGGTGGTGGTAGCGTCGGTCCAGGTTTCCTGGGTATGTCCTGGGCTCCTTTCACTGTTAGCAGCAGTGGTCAGGTTCGTAACCTGGGCATGAAGGGCTGGGGCAATGAAACCCTGCAAAGCCGCCTGGAAATGCTGCGGTTGATCGAAGGTGGCTTCGTCAATCAAAACCGCGGTCCGGCTGCCATGGATCACGCTAAGATCCTGGATAAGACCGTCAAGCTGATGACCAGCGATCAGATGAAGGCCTTCAAGGTCAACGAAGAACCAGAAGAAATGAAAGAGTTGTACGGTCAAGATGGCTTCGGTCGTGGTTGCTTGCTCGCTCGCCGTCTGGTTGAAGCTGGCGTTCCGTTTATCGAAGTTGACCTCGGCGGTTGGGATAACCACCAGAACATCTTCAACACGTTGGCCGATAACAAGCTGCCTGTGCTTGATCGTGCGATGAGTGCTTTGGTCACCGACCTGAAGCAACGTGGTCTGCTGGAAAGCACCACGATTGTTTGGATGGGTGAATTCAGCCGAACGCCACGCATCAACGGTAATACCGGTCGTGATCACTGGGCTCGCAGCTGGAGCACCGTGGTCGGTGGTGGTGGTATCAACGGCGGCATTGCGGTTGGTGAAACCAGCTCGGATGGTACTCGCGTTGAAACCGAACCATACAGCTCGGAAGACCTGATGGCCACCGTTTGCCGTGCAATGGGTATCTCGCTCGATACCACGTTCACCAGCAAGAGCGGACGTCCAATGAAGATCGCCAATGGCGGTAAGGTTATTAAGGAATTGATCGCCTAG
- a CDS encoding DUF1549 domain-containing protein, translating into MSRWQFLPVTFGVVLAMTAGLSAADKAEDYGIPQVATINEKIRLGWEDYGISPSPEEIDTVWARRLFLDVLGRVPSVEELNEFQRDRGKDKKKNLVDKLLFDEKYAEEYARNWTTIWTNVLIGRNGGTDNNSQISRPGMQKYLRDSFARNKPYDQMVKELVTATGANTPGMPNFNGAVNFYMDKLAEDGVQATAKTAQIFLGMQVQCTQCHNHPFNEWKQEKFWNMNAFFRQTRAQRGQMPVGGDDNMRAMTLNNVDFMGEGRNINNAEIYYELRNGLLKVAYPEFLDGQKIPTSGRVSEVNRRDELAKFIVDSENLPEAIANRYWGHFLGYGFTKPVDDMGPHNRPTHPELVSYLGEEVRNNSFNLKDLIRWITLSEAYGLSSRITKANALDDPTVGEPPKFSHFYLRQMQAEQLYESLLVATEAHKTRGNYEAQEKKKSEWMRQFVTAFGTDEGDEATTFNGTIPQALMMFNGDLVMDAVSTKQGSFIHRMAAEGRDGKEAINHLYMATVARRPTRNELQAANYLIGVHKGDMAKAMQDVFWALLNSNEFILNH; encoded by the coding sequence ATGTCGCGCTGGCAATTTCTTCCCGTTACGTTCGGCGTCGTGCTCGCAATGACCGCGGGCTTGAGTGCTGCTGATAAAGCTGAAGATTACGGCATCCCTCAGGTTGCTACGATCAACGAGAAGATTCGTCTCGGCTGGGAAGACTATGGAATTTCGCCATCTCCCGAAGAGATTGATACCGTTTGGGCCCGTCGCTTGTTTCTCGACGTGCTGGGACGTGTCCCTTCGGTCGAAGAGCTGAATGAGTTCCAGCGAGATCGCGGCAAGGACAAAAAGAAGAACCTGGTCGACAAGCTGCTCTTCGACGAGAAGTACGCTGAAGAGTATGCCCGCAACTGGACCACCATTTGGACCAACGTCCTGATTGGTCGTAACGGCGGTACTGACAACAACTCGCAGATCAGCCGTCCGGGGATGCAGAAGTATCTGCGTGACAGCTTTGCTCGAAACAAGCCATACGACCAAATGGTCAAAGAGTTGGTGACCGCGACCGGTGCCAACACGCCTGGCATGCCCAACTTTAATGGTGCTGTCAACTTCTATATGGACAAACTGGCCGAAGATGGTGTTCAGGCGACCGCTAAGACGGCCCAGATCTTCCTCGGTATGCAGGTTCAGTGCACCCAGTGCCACAACCATCCGTTCAACGAATGGAAGCAGGAAAAGTTCTGGAACATGAACGCCTTCTTCCGTCAAACGCGTGCCCAACGTGGTCAGATGCCTGTCGGTGGCGACGACAACATGCGAGCGATGACGCTCAACAACGTCGACTTCATGGGTGAAGGCCGCAACATCAACAATGCTGAAATTTACTACGAACTGCGTAACGGCCTGTTGAAGGTCGCTTATCCAGAATTCCTGGATGGTCAGAAGATTCCGACCAGTGGTCGCGTTTCGGAGGTCAATCGTCGTGACGAACTCGCGAAGTTCATCGTCGATTCCGAAAACCTGCCTGAAGCGATTGCCAACCGGTACTGGGGTCACTTCCTCGGTTACGGCTTCACCAAGCCTGTCGATGACATGGGTCCACACAATCGCCCAACGCATCCAGAATTGGTCAGCTACTTGGGCGAGGAAGTTCGTAACAACAGCTTCAACCTGAAGGATCTGATTCGTTGGATTACGCTGAGCGAAGCTTATGGTCTCTCCAGCCGCATCACCAAGGCCAACGCCCTGGACGATCCGACGGTCGGCGAGCCACCGAAGTTCAGCCACTTCTACCTGCGTCAGATGCAGGCCGAACAGTTGTACGAGTCGCTGCTCGTTGCCACCGAGGCCCACAAGACTCGCGGCAACTACGAAGCTCAAGAAAAGAAGAAGAGTGAATGGATGCGACAGTTCGTCACCGCCTTCGGAACCGATGAAGGGGACGAAGCGACGACCTTCAACGGTACCATTCCTCAGGCTCTGATGATGTTCAATGGCGACTTGGTCATGGACGCCGTTAGCACGAAACAAGGTAGCTTCATCCACCGCATGGCCGCCGAAGGTCGCGACGGTAAAGAAGCAATCAATCACTTGTACATGGCAACCGTTGCTCGACGCCCAACGCGAAACGAGCTGCAAGCTGCCAACTACCTCATTGGTGTTCACAAGGGAGACATGGCCAAGGCCATGCAAGATGTCTTCTGGGCTCTCCTGAACAGCAACGAGTTTATTTTGAATCACTAA
- a CDS encoding RNA polymerase sigma factor — protein MSISESTARRYELQDPDVRLMLLVRDDDAAAFEELMLRYQRRVVTVLEHLVSKRDLAEDLAQDVFMRVYRSRKTYVPGSRFSTWLFTIVNNVASNARRSLARRKEVQVTNPAEQSGSQPADPMERIATAASGMMPTRQLDKSEMGSIVRQAVESLNERQRMAVLLSKFEEMSYADIAETMGMSVQAIKSLLSRARANLKEALQPYLQEGTVP, from the coding sequence TTGTCGATTTCGGAATCGACTGCCCGAAGATACGAACTGCAAGATCCGGATGTCCGGCTCATGCTGTTGGTGCGCGATGACGACGCGGCTGCGTTCGAAGAGCTGATGCTCCGATACCAGCGCCGGGTCGTCACCGTTCTGGAACATTTGGTGAGTAAGCGGGATCTAGCCGAAGACCTGGCTCAGGATGTCTTTATGCGCGTTTATCGCTCGCGAAAGACGTACGTGCCCGGCTCGCGGTTCTCGACGTGGCTTTTCACCATCGTGAACAACGTCGCCAGCAACGCTCGCCGTAGTCTGGCTCGCCGCAAGGAAGTCCAGGTCACCAACCCGGCCGAGCAGTCTGGCAGCCAGCCGGCTGACCCGATGGAGCGAATTGCCACCGCGGCCAGCGGAATGATGCCTACCCGGCAACTCGATAAGTCAGAAATGGGATCGATCGTCCGTCAGGCTGTCGAATCCCTCAACGAGCGGCAACGGATGGCCGTGCTGCTCTCGAAGTTTGAAGAGATGAGCTATGCCGACATCGCGGAGACCATGGGCATGTCGGTCCAAGCGATTAAGTCGTTGTTGTCCCGTGCCCGGGCCAACCTGAAAGAAGCCCTGCAACCCTACCTACAAGAAGGAACCGTCCCCTAA